The following are encoded together in the Chaetodon trifascialis isolate fChaTrf1 chromosome 3, fChaTrf1.hap1, whole genome shotgun sequence genome:
- the ywhaba gene encoding 14-3-3 protein beta/alpha-A, which yields MDKNDLVQKAKLAEQAERYDDMAAAMKAVTEQGLELSNEERNLLSVAYKNVVGARRSSWRVISSIEQKTEGNEKKQQMAREYRVKIEAELQEICQDVLNLLSEFLIPKATQAESKVFYLKMKGDYYRYLSEVASGDSKKGTVENSQRAYQDAFNISKKDMQPTHPIRLGLALNFSVFYYEILNSPEQACSLAKQAFDEAIAELDTLNEDSYKDSTLIMQLLRDNLTLWTSENQGDEGEGGDGEN from the exons ATGGATAAGAACGACCTGGTGCAGAAAGCCAAGCTGGCAGAGCAGGCTGAGCGCTACGACGACATGGCGGCTGCCATGAAGGCCGTGACAGAGCAGGGCCTGGAGCTCAGCAACGAGGAGCGCAACCTGCTCTCTGTCGCCTACAAGAACGTG GTGGGGGCCCGTCGCTCGTCCTGGCGCGTCATCTCCAGCATCGAGCAGAAGACGGAGGGGAATgagaagaaacagcagatgGCACGCGAATACCGTGTGAAGATCGAGGCTGAACTCCAAGAAATCTGCCAGGACGTGCTG aaCCTGCTCAGCGAATTCCTCATTCCCAAAGCAACTCAGGCGGAAAGCAAGGTGTTCTACCTCAAAATGAAAGGAGACTACTACAGATACCTGTCAGAGGTGGCCTCTGGGGACTCGAAGAAGG GCACGGTGGAGAACTCTCAGAGGGCCTACCAGGACGCCTTCAACATCAGCAAGAAGGACATGCAGCCAACACACCCCATCCGGCTGGGCCTGGCCCTCAACTTCTCCGTCTTCTACTACGAAATCCTCAACTCGCCCGAGCAGGCCTGCTCTCTGGCCAagcag GCTTTCGACGAGGCGATCGCCGAACTCGACACCTTGAACGAGGACTCGTACAAAGACAGCACGCTGATCATGCAGCTACTAAGGGACAACCTGACT CTGTGGACATCAGAAAACCAGGGAGACGAGGGCGAAGGCGGCGATGGCGAGAACTAG
- the tomm34 gene encoding mitochondrial import receptor subunit TOM34, translating into MPQKQKSRSWVDLKQAGNECFKTGQYGEATSLYSQAIKELEKKSKGKQEDLAVLYSNRAAAYLKDGNCAECVKDCNMSLELFPFNVKSLLRRAAAYEALERYRLAYIDYKTALQIDCNIAAAHDGTNRMTKALTEADGPSWREKLPPIPAVPLSVREKLARKTTANAGQTTTTPQQNGTTQTNKAAPNDKDIKKGQVLKEEGNALVKKGEHKKAIEKYSQSLKHNPAEVTTYTNRALCYLSVKQYTDAVRDCDEALMIDSSNVKALYRRAQAHKELKDVQACVDDLNELLKVEPKNTAALKLLQEVQKKK; encoded by the exons ATGCCTCAGAAACAGAAGTCCAGGTCTTGGGTGGACTTGAAACAGGCTGGAAATGAATGTTTCAAGACAGGCCAGTACGGAGAGGCCACCAGTCTTTACAGCCAGGCCATCAAAGAGCTGGAGAAGAAAA GTAAAGGGAAACAAGAGGATCTGGCTGTTTTGTACTCGAACCGTGCAGCAGCCTACCTGAAAGATGGCAACTGTGCAGAATGTGTGAAAGACTGCAACAT GTCTCTGGAGTTGTTCCCGTTCAATGTCAAGTCTCTGCTGCGTCGCGCTGCGGCCTATGAAGCTCTGGAGCGCTACAGGCTGGCTTACATCGACTACAAGACCGCCCTGCAGATCGACTGCAACATAGCAGCCGCTCACGATGGCACCAACAG GATGACGAAGGCGCTCACAGAGGCAGACGGACCGTCATGGAGAGAAAAGCTTCCTCCCATCCCCGCcgttcctctgtctgtcagagagaaaCTCGCCCGCAAAACCACAGCCAACGCTGGCCAGACAACCACCACGCCGCAGCAGAACGGCACcacgcaaacaaacaaagctg CTCCCAATGATAAAGACATAAAGAAAGGCCAGGTGCTGAAAGAAGAAGGCAACGCCCTGGTGAAGAAAGGAGAGCACAAGAAGGCCATAGAGAAGTACAGCCAGAGCCTCAAACACAACCCTGCCGAGGTCACGACCTACACCAACCG ggcGCTGTGTTACCTGTCAGTGAAGCAGTACACAGACGCCGTCAGAGACTGTGACGAGGCTCTGATGATTGACAGCAGCAACGTCAAGGCTCTCTACAGGAGGGCCCAGGCTCACAAGGAGCTCAAG GACGTCCAAGCCTGCGTGGACGACCTGAACGAGCTGCTCAAAGTGGAACCAAAGAACACGGCGgcgctgaagctgctgcaggaggtgcagaagaagaagtga